In Actinoplanes derwentensis, the following proteins share a genomic window:
- a CDS encoding DivIVA domain-containing protein, which translates to MTSQGQRFRRRALRRGYKVDEVDAFLDRVEATLAGEQVGPPVAAQEVHDVVFRVRFGGYDEWQVDLHLDRVERQLAEFEERGGRPAPDPMRDSMRSGLTTGSVSGPPSMGGMGHGGPGQGFDRGGFGQGGPGGPGGPGGPGGPGGHNGPGGPGMQGPPPTQSQGFPPQGYPGQQQPQGYPGQQQMNPAARMASPPTERLQAPVRDDRMMPPQMPQRPQQQQLPPGPDPYNRYDEPTGYGQQQPPQRPGPPPGYDQGGYDQGGGFDGFEPGRHGKSDMTAEMRMPDRDPRGGGGGYGGGQMPNGPMPGSPMSMPGSPMPGAPMSGPPYGGGGGGGGGYGQPQQPPQPQLGPPLGEPGGELYRVDQLRRTFQPRRFGSGYDPMQVDRLFEGILQAMTGRGPMPVNENDLDMLQFGLVPNGYFEAEVDAALREVKDILLRGR; encoded by the coding sequence GTGACGAGTCAGGGGCAGCGTTTCCGAAGGCGTGCGCTGCGGCGTGGCTACAAGGTCGACGAGGTCGACGCCTTCCTCGACCGGGTCGAGGCGACCCTGGCCGGGGAGCAGGTGGGCCCGCCGGTCGCTGCGCAGGAAGTGCACGACGTCGTCTTCCGGGTGCGTTTCGGCGGCTACGACGAGTGGCAGGTCGACCTGCACCTCGATCGTGTCGAGCGCCAGCTCGCCGAGTTCGAGGAGCGAGGCGGGCGTCCTGCTCCGGACCCCATGCGCGACTCGATGCGCAGCGGCCTCACGACCGGTTCGGTCTCCGGTCCGCCTTCGATGGGCGGGATGGGCCATGGTGGCCCCGGCCAGGGCTTCGACCGTGGCGGCTTCGGCCAGGGAGGTCCCGGAGGGCCTGGTGGTCCGGGCGGGCCTGGTGGTCCGGGTGGACACAACGGCCCCGGCGGACCCGGCATGCAGGGCCCGCCGCCGACCCAGTCGCAGGGCTTTCCGCCGCAGGGCTATCCCGGCCAGCAGCAGCCGCAGGGCTACCCGGGCCAGCAGCAGATGAACCCGGCGGCCCGGATGGCCTCGCCGCCCACCGAGCGGCTCCAAGCGCCGGTGCGTGACGACCGGATGATGCCGCCGCAGATGCCGCAGCGCCCGCAACAGCAGCAGCTTCCGCCCGGCCCGGATCCGTACAACCGCTATGACGAGCCCACCGGTTACGGCCAGCAGCAGCCCCCGCAGCGTCCTGGTCCTCCGCCCGGCTACGACCAGGGTGGTTATGACCAGGGCGGCGGCTTCGACGGGTTCGAGCCGGGCCGGCACGGCAAGTCGGACATGACCGCCGAGATGCGGATGCCCGACCGGGACCCGCGCGGCGGTGGCGGTGGCTACGGTGGCGGCCAGATGCCGAACGGCCCGATGCCGGGTTCCCCGATGTCCATGCCGGGTTCGCCGATGCCGGGCGCTCCGATGAGCGGCCCGCCTTACGGCGGAGGTGGCGGTGGCGGCGGCGGTTACGGCCAGCCGCAGCAGCCTCCGCAGCCCCAGCTGGGCCCGCCGCTCGGCGAGCCGGGTGGCGAGCTGTACCGGGTGGATCAGCTGCGCCGGACGTTCCAGCCGCGCCGCTTCGGCAGTGGTTACGACCCTATGCAGGTGGACCGTCTGTTCGAGGGCATCCTCCAGGCGATGACCGGCCGTGGCCCGATGCCGGTGAACGAGAACGATCTCGACATGCTGCAGTTCGGGCTGGTCCCCAACGGTTACTTCGAGGCCGAGGTCGACGCCGCGCTGCGCGAGGTGAAGGACATCCTGCTAAGAGGCCGGTGA
- a CDS encoding DUF2631 domain-containing protein, translating into MAADEHHEVYAPDQLKPGNRKRGQKGAIISAAIMLLYFWGNQQGKTEMLWLALIAVGLIAVVIGDAILRRNGLRAND; encoded by the coding sequence GTGGCTGCCGACGAACACCACGAGGTCTACGCGCCTGACCAGCTGAAGCCGGGAAACCGCAAGCGGGGTCAGAAGGGCGCGATCATCTCGGCCGCGATCATGCTGCTCTACTTCTGGGGCAACCAGCAGGGCAAGACCGAGATGCTCTGGCTCGCCCTGATCGCGGTCGGCCTGATCGCCGTCGTGATCGGCGACGCGATCCTGCGGCGGAACGGCCTGCGCGCCAACGACTGA
- a CDS encoding Rieske 2Fe-2S domain-containing protein, whose amino-acid sequence MRITGTGHASMRIDTAAGSILCDPWVNPAYFASWFPFPDNSQLDWETLGDVDYLYVSHLHRDHFDAEHLKRFISKKATVLLPEYPTSQLEDELRELGFKSFVRTKSDQVHELDGGLKVMIQALISPTDGPIGDSSLWVEYDGVRVLNQNDARPSDLSRFNELGHVHAHLLQFSGAIWYPMVYELPDSAKTAFGKQKRDRQFDRTWRYIDDLKADFVFPIAGPPCFLDDDLWQFNDIHGDEGNIFPDQSVFLSEYAKVGGTNAIVQLPGSVTELTAGGTQQSTTHPMPIDEFFANKTQHLEEMRERKRPVIEAEKASWRHPEIDVLGELKKRIEPLLEESIYMAKGVGGPVRFDLLSYDGDEIESIVVDFPGKQVRPYADEKVRYRFKMQRELIEHLIFIDEGDWVNSLFLSCRFSAARIGQYNEFVYAFFKCLSEERLQYAEGWYDEHEKQVEAEDTEFGDWTVQRRCPHLKADLSRFGVIDGNTLTCQLHGWKFDLPSGRCLTSVGHKIRAEKRA is encoded by the coding sequence GTGCGGATCACGGGCACCGGCCACGCGAGCATGCGGATCGACACCGCTGCCGGCAGCATTCTGTGCGATCCGTGGGTGAATCCGGCGTACTTCGCCTCGTGGTTCCCGTTCCCGGACAACTCTCAGCTGGATTGGGAGACGCTCGGTGACGTCGACTACCTGTACGTCTCCCACCTGCACCGGGACCACTTCGACGCGGAGCACCTGAAGAGGTTCATCAGCAAGAAGGCGACGGTTCTGCTGCCGGAGTACCCGACCTCCCAGCTTGAGGACGAGCTGCGCGAGCTGGGCTTCAAGAGTTTCGTGCGGACCAAGTCCGACCAGGTGCACGAGCTGGACGGTGGCCTGAAGGTCATGATCCAGGCGCTGATCAGCCCGACCGACGGCCCGATCGGCGACTCGTCACTGTGGGTGGAGTACGACGGTGTCCGGGTGCTGAACCAGAACGACGCCCGCCCGTCCGACCTGTCCCGGTTCAACGAGCTGGGCCACGTGCACGCGCACCTGCTGCAGTTCTCCGGCGCGATCTGGTACCCGATGGTCTACGAGCTGCCGGACAGCGCGAAGACCGCGTTCGGCAAGCAGAAGCGGGATCGGCAGTTCGACCGCACCTGGCGCTACATCGACGATCTGAAGGCGGACTTCGTCTTCCCGATCGCCGGCCCGCCGTGTTTCCTCGACGACGACCTGTGGCAGTTCAACGACATCCACGGCGACGAGGGCAACATCTTCCCGGACCAGTCGGTGTTCCTGTCGGAGTACGCGAAGGTCGGCGGCACCAACGCGATCGTGCAGCTGCCGGGCAGTGTGACCGAACTTACAGCCGGCGGGACGCAGCAGTCCACCACGCACCCGATGCCGATCGACGAGTTCTTCGCGAACAAGACGCAGCACCTGGAGGAGATGCGGGAGCGTAAGCGCCCGGTCATCGAGGCGGAGAAGGCCTCCTGGCGGCACCCGGAGATCGACGTCCTGGGCGAGCTGAAGAAGCGGATCGAGCCGCTGCTCGAGGAGTCGATCTACATGGCCAAGGGCGTCGGTGGCCCGGTCCGGTTCGACCTGCTCTCCTACGACGGCGACGAGATCGAGTCGATCGTGGTGGACTTCCCCGGCAAGCAGGTCCGGCCGTACGCCGACGAGAAGGTCCGGTACCGCTTCAAGATGCAGCGGGAGCTGATCGAGCACCTCATCTTCATCGACGAGGGCGACTGGGTGAACTCGCTTTTCCTGTCCTGCCGCTTCTCCGCGGCCCGGATCGGGCAGTACAACGAGTTCGTCTACGCGTTCTTCAAGTGCCTCTCCGAGGAGCGCCTGCAGTACGCCGAGGGCTGGTACGACGAGCACGAGAAGCAGGTCGAGGCCGAGGACACCGAATTCGGTGACTGGACGGTCCAGCGGCGCTGCCCGCACCTGAAGGCCGACCTGTCCCGATTCGGTGTCATCGACGGCAACACCCTCACCTGCCAGCTGCACGGCTGGAAGTTCGACCTGCCCAGCGGCCGCTGCCTGACCAGCGTGGGCCACAAGATCAGGGCCGAGAAGAGGGCCTGA
- a CDS encoding phytoene desaturase family protein, producing the protein MTPIPDRSDVVIIGAGHNALVSAILLARAGLDVVVLEAAGVLGGATRTERPFAKVPGLGQSTGSYLLGLMPPELLRTLDVHIPVLRRDPHYFLPGAGPGSPYLLFGSDADANRAQLDEQDARADEALAVEIGALRADLAPSWLEEPLGVEEIAERHIRAPLQSTFLDLVRGSVADYLARFGFKSELLTAMYAVTDGLSGLNAGPDDPGTGHNFLVHNMCRLPGSDGTWLIAGGGMGTVSRVFADAARAAGARLFTDARVTSVTVDGGAASGVVLADGRTVSATVVLGGCDPYQLMDLVPDGVLPSALTERMAAVKRPGTTLKVNLALRDLPRFPCLPPGAPSPFGSTIHLLPGAGSPMANLRAMWADVRAGRLPDEPTIEWYLHTTIDPSLRDEAGHHSSALFVQSVPFEPAGSSWDLSLAGYVERLLAICDRYAPGTSDLVADVFPLTPPGIEKHFGITGGHIHHVDNTVAFDKRMPYFTGLDGLYHGSAGAHPAGSVIGAAGHNAARRILRDLGR; encoded by the coding sequence ATGACCCCCATTCCGGACCGTTCCGATGTGGTGATCATCGGGGCCGGTCACAACGCGCTGGTCTCCGCGATCCTGCTCGCCCGCGCCGGGCTCGACGTCGTCGTCCTAGAAGCCGCCGGAGTCCTCGGCGGCGCCACCCGTACCGAACGGCCGTTCGCCAAGGTGCCCGGTCTCGGTCAGTCCACCGGTTCCTACCTGCTCGGGCTGATGCCGCCCGAACTGCTGCGGACCCTCGACGTGCACATCCCGGTACTGCGGCGTGATCCGCATTACTTCCTGCCCGGGGCCGGACCGGGTTCGCCGTACCTGCTCTTCGGCAGTGACGCCGACGCCAACCGCGCACAACTCGACGAGCAGGACGCCCGCGCCGACGAGGCCCTCGCCGTGGAGATCGGCGCGCTGCGTGCCGATCTGGCGCCGTCCTGGCTGGAGGAACCGCTTGGAGTCGAGGAGATCGCCGAGCGGCACATCCGGGCGCCGTTGCAGAGCACGTTCCTGGACCTGGTCCGTGGCTCGGTCGCCGACTACCTGGCCCGGTTCGGGTTCAAGAGCGAACTGCTGACCGCGATGTACGCCGTGACCGACGGTCTGTCCGGCCTGAACGCGGGACCGGACGATCCCGGGACCGGGCACAACTTCCTGGTGCACAACATGTGCCGGCTGCCCGGATCGGACGGGACGTGGTTGATCGCCGGGGGCGGGATGGGCACCGTGTCCCGGGTCTTCGCCGACGCGGCGCGCGCCGCCGGAGCCCGGCTGTTCACCGATGCCCGGGTGACGTCGGTGACGGTGGACGGCGGGGCGGCCAGTGGAGTGGTGCTGGCCGACGGGCGGACGGTGTCGGCCACGGTCGTGCTCGGCGGTTGTGACCCGTACCAGCTGATGGATCTTGTCCCTGACGGGGTTCTGCCCTCGGCGCTCACCGAGCGGATGGCCGCGGTCAAGCGGCCCGGAACCACCCTCAAGGTCAACCTCGCGCTACGGGATCTGCCGCGTTTCCCCTGCCTGCCGCCGGGCGCGCCGTCGCCGTTCGGTTCGACGATCCATCTGCTGCCCGGTGCCGGGTCGCCGATGGCGAATCTGCGCGCGATGTGGGCGGACGTGCGGGCCGGACGGCTGCCGGACGAACCGACCATCGAGTGGTACCTGCACACCACGATCGACCCGTCGCTGCGCGACGAGGCCGGACACCATTCCTCGGCGCTCTTCGTGCAGTCGGTGCCCTTCGAGCCGGCGGGTTCGTCGTGGGATCTGTCACTCGCCGGGTACGTGGAACGGTTGCTCGCCATCTGTGACCGTTACGCGCCGGGGACGTCGGACCTGGTCGCCGATGTGTTCCCACTCACTCCGCCGGGGATCGAGAAGCACTTCGGGATCACCGGCGGGCACATCCACCACGTCGACAACACGGTCGCGTTCGACAAACGGATGCCGTACTTCACCGGGCTCGACGGGCTCTATCACGGCTCGGCGGGGGCACACCCGGCCGGCAGTGTGATCGGCGCGGCGGGCCACAACGCGGCCCGCCGCATCCTGCGTGATCTGGGGCGCTAG
- a CDS encoding YhjD/YihY/BrkB family envelope integrity protein: MFRLLRGKDVALHAAAITFYSGIAVVPAALLAIWLTGLAVGADRVRRLTGLTLAALPDEIGAPRALGALIDAGLALSPLFALASLLPATLYGEGLRRAFVSLAGPRSGERLIGWRGRLLWLPLLAAAPALLLALFLALPTTSELWLRGGWWSVLAVVLSFLACWLLLTPVVIWVFRYVAPGRPPWIPTVLIGSFTAANLAGFLHGFVLFCSLPMDLGVPFGGFTEVGATVAIGLWLYLFHTVLLTGFAVTHAVKSGSTDDSPSSVSITTG, encoded by the coding sequence TCTACAGCGGGATCGCGGTGGTTCCGGCGGCGCTGCTGGCGATCTGGCTGACCGGGTTGGCGGTGGGCGCGGACCGGGTCCGGCGTCTGACCGGCCTGACTCTCGCGGCGCTGCCGGACGAGATCGGCGCTCCGCGCGCGCTGGGCGCGCTCATCGACGCGGGGTTGGCGCTCAGCCCACTGTTCGCGCTGGCCAGCCTTCTTCCGGCGACTTTGTACGGGGAAGGCCTGCGCCGTGCCTTCGTGTCCCTGGCCGGGCCCCGCTCCGGAGAGCGGCTGATCGGCTGGCGCGGCCGGTTGCTCTGGCTGCCGTTGCTGGCCGCGGCGCCCGCCCTGCTGCTCGCGCTCTTCCTGGCGCTGCCGACGACCAGTGAGTTGTGGCTGCGCGGCGGCTGGTGGTCGGTGCTGGCGGTGGTGCTGTCGTTCCTGGCCTGCTGGCTGCTGCTGACCCCGGTGGTGATCTGGGTGTTCCGGTACGTGGCTCCGGGCCGGCCGCCGTGGATCCCGACCGTGCTGATCGGTTCGTTCACCGCGGCCAACCTGGCCGGGTTCCTGCACGGCTTCGTGCTGTTCTGCTCGCTGCCGATGGACCTCGGGGTGCCGTTCGGCGGGTTCACCGAAGTCGGCGCGACTGTGGCGATCGGCCTATGGCTCTACCTCTTTCACACTGTGTTACTGACCGGTTTCGCAGTCACCCACGCCGTGAAGTCTGGGTCAACGGACGATTCACCGAGTTCGGTATCGATCACCACGGGGTAG